A window from Streptomyces sp. NBC_00299 encodes these proteins:
- a CDS encoding acyl carrier protein, with protein MQNDVRTRVREFLAPQLNGRTLADSDDIFALGYVNSLFAMQLALFVEQEFSLQLTPDDMEFDNFRTVDGLVRLVTSKTATAA; from the coding sequence ATGCAGAACGACGTGCGCACCCGGGTCCGGGAGTTCCTCGCACCGCAGCTCAACGGCCGCACCCTGGCCGACAGCGACGACATCTTCGCGCTGGGATACGTCAACTCGCTCTTCGCCATGCAACTGGCGCTCTTCGTGGAGCAGGAGTTCTCGCTCCAGCTCACCCCCGACGACATGGAGTTCGACAACTTCCGGACGGTGGACGGACTCGTCCGTCTCGTGACGTCGAAGACCGCGACGGCCGCGTGA
- a CDS encoding CocE/NonD family hydrolase produces MTARTEDVAPGPDAAHASVVTLLLRLRASNVRVWTSGGRLHHEAPPEGLDEKLRGLLEEHAEDLAAYLQAADGVESSTHYVTMRDGVRIAVDVFRPKRDGRVVEEPLPALWCHDRYHRSEVVDGVTWTKLDSRPWLRRILDDGYVIAAADARGTGASSGVRGMEFGPEESQDAHEITEWLAARDWCSGKVGMYGESYLAMTQFLAAGTAPPSLKAIFPQVALFDLYSFLRPGGAFRHDFIRNWGAMVRRLDTETGAAPVREDAAAVRAAAEEHRANTDVFARAAALPCRDSRGEGDDEQPYARQSPSTHVEAIAAAGVPVYQLSGWHDMWVRDAFLWHANLTGPRKLLVGDWSHNGRDGVDLAAEHLRWFDHWLKGVDTGVMDEPPIRYQRRNAPPGEEWRDTDQWPPAGVRTTRMYFGPGPAVPVSSVNDGTLTDRAPSRLGGFDDLVVDYTATSGTATRWTDGYGGPFGYEPMTGNDRTALTYTTAPLEQELEVTGHPVAELWVTSTHLDGDFFLYLEDVDGEGVSHYVTEGVIRASHRALGTAPYDNLSLPYHPCAERTRATLPEEPVPLVFDLHPVSHVFAPGHRLRIAVTCCDRDNAETRVHHPPPVVQIHRRGAHASFVDLPVLPDLSAAQEQET; encoded by the coding sequence ATGACGGCGCGGACCGAGGACGTCGCACCGGGCCCCGACGCGGCCCACGCGTCCGTCGTCACCCTGCTGCTGCGGCTGCGGGCCTCGAACGTCCGGGTGTGGACGTCCGGCGGCCGACTGCACCACGAGGCGCCACCGGAGGGGCTCGACGAGAAGCTGCGCGGGCTCCTGGAGGAGCACGCGGAGGACCTGGCGGCCTACCTCCAGGCCGCCGACGGCGTCGAGTCCTCCACCCACTACGTCACGATGCGCGACGGCGTCCGTATCGCCGTGGACGTGTTTCGCCCCAAGCGGGACGGCCGGGTGGTCGAGGAGCCTTTGCCGGCACTCTGGTGCCACGACCGCTACCACCGCTCGGAGGTGGTGGACGGCGTGACCTGGACCAAGCTCGACAGCCGCCCCTGGCTGCGCCGGATCCTCGACGACGGCTATGTGATCGCCGCCGCCGACGCCCGTGGCACGGGTGCCTCCAGCGGCGTGCGGGGCATGGAGTTCGGCCCGGAGGAGAGCCAGGACGCCCACGAGATCACGGAATGGCTCGCCGCGCGGGACTGGTGCAGCGGGAAGGTCGGCATGTACGGCGAGTCCTACCTCGCCATGACCCAGTTCCTCGCCGCCGGCACCGCCCCGCCCAGCCTGAAGGCGATCTTCCCTCAGGTGGCGCTGTTCGACCTCTACTCGTTTCTCCGCCCCGGAGGGGCGTTCCGGCACGACTTCATCCGGAACTGGGGCGCGATGGTGCGACGGCTGGACACCGAGACCGGGGCCGCCCCCGTACGGGAGGACGCGGCGGCGGTGCGCGCGGCGGCTGAGGAACACCGGGCCAACACGGACGTCTTCGCCAGGGCCGCCGCGCTGCCCTGCCGGGACAGCCGGGGCGAGGGCGACGACGAGCAGCCGTACGCGCGGCAGAGCCCCTCCACCCACGTCGAGGCGATCGCCGCCGCGGGCGTGCCCGTCTACCAGCTCAGCGGCTGGCACGACATGTGGGTGCGGGACGCCTTCCTGTGGCACGCCAATCTCACCGGGCCACGCAAGCTCCTCGTGGGTGACTGGTCGCACAACGGCAGGGACGGCGTCGACCTGGCGGCCGAGCACCTGCGCTGGTTCGACCACTGGCTCAAGGGCGTCGACACCGGCGTCATGGACGAACCGCCCATCCGCTACCAGCGGCGCAACGCGCCCCCCGGCGAGGAGTGGCGCGACACGGACCAATGGCCGCCGGCCGGAGTCCGCACGACGCGGATGTACTTCGGTCCCGGCCCGGCCGTGCCCGTGTCCTCCGTCAACGACGGCACCCTGACGGACCGCGCCCCTTCGCGGCTCGGGGGCTTCGACGACCTCGTCGTCGACTACACGGCAACCTCCGGCACGGCGACCCGCTGGACCGACGGCTACGGCGGACCGTTCGGCTACGAGCCGATGACCGGCAACGACCGGACCGCCCTCACCTACACCACGGCCCCGCTGGAACAGGAGCTGGAGGTGACCGGACACCCGGTCGCGGAACTGTGGGTGACGTCGACCCACCTGGACGGCGACTTCTTCCTCTACCTGGAGGACGTCGACGGCGAAGGGGTCTCCCACTATGTCACCGAGGGAGTGATCCGCGCCTCCCACCGGGCGCTGGGCACCGCCCCGTACGACAACCTCTCACTGCCGTACCACCCGTGCGCGGAGCGGACCCGGGCCACGCTGCCCGAGGAGCCGGTGCCGCTGGTCTTCGACCTGCACCCGGTCAGCCATGTGTTCGCTCCGGGGCACCGGCTCCGGATCGCCGTCACGTGCTGCGACCGGGACAACGCCGAGACACGCGTGCACCACCCGCCGCCCGTCGTCCAGATCCACCGGAGGGGCGCGCACGCGTCCTTCGTCGATCTCCCTGTCCTCCCAGACCTCTCAGCCGCACAGGAGCAAGAGACATGA